In a genomic window of Pseudomonas putida:
- a CDS encoding AMP-binding protein encodes MDNNNKYPTLLHRFLHWEHSTPDSIYLTQPLPDGSVQDYSWREVGDQARRMAAHLQSLDLSAKSSIGIYGKNTAHWIIADLAIWMAGHVSVPLYTTANSDTVRYVLEHAEIRLLFVGRLEGDTAGWNAVCASVPADLPLIDLPMSGCGKGESWERIVQRQAPLQAVAEAVPGELATIIYTSGSTGDPKGVMHSFGAMYTAPAVTGCMYANGQGTSSSDRLLSYLPLAHTAERAVVEAVSLFSGCRVFFNLGLETFSEDLRRARPTIFLSMPRLWGKFYQGINERIDPAVQQAAFADPVQGKLMKAQILSALGLDQVHTGLSGSAPLPVKVMEWYRQLGLELLEGYGMSENFGISHFSLPGQVRVGYVGAAIPGVECRIGDNNEILVKSPGQMLGYYKRPDLTAESYTADGLFCTGDRGDLDEQGRLRITGRVKELFKTAKGKYVAPVPIEAKLGNHPRVEASCVTGVGLAQPLALINVSPDTRAALATAEGRDKVATELEVFLAEVNAQFESHEQLGCLVVVAEPWTVTNALLTPTLKIRRNLIEELYQNQIEAWDASGSKVVFE; translated from the coding sequence ATGGACAACAACAATAAGTACCCGACACTGTTGCATCGCTTTCTTCACTGGGAGCACAGCACGCCAGATTCGATTTACCTGACCCAGCCTTTGCCCGATGGCAGCGTGCAAGACTACAGCTGGCGTGAAGTGGGAGATCAGGCGCGGCGCATGGCCGCTCACCTGCAGAGCCTGGACTTGTCGGCCAAGTCTTCCATTGGCATCTACGGCAAGAACACCGCCCACTGGATCATCGCTGACCTGGCGATATGGATGGCCGGACATGTCAGCGTGCCGCTGTACACCACGGCCAATAGCGACACGGTGCGCTATGTGCTGGAGCATGCGGAAATACGCCTGCTTTTTGTCGGTCGCCTTGAAGGTGACACGGCGGGCTGGAACGCTGTCTGTGCCTCTGTTCCAGCCGACTTGCCGTTGATTGATTTGCCGATGTCCGGCTGCGGCAAGGGTGAATCCTGGGAGCGCATCGTCCAGCGACAGGCGCCGCTGCAAGCGGTGGCCGAAGCGGTACCGGGTGAACTGGCCACCATCATTTATACCTCGGGCAGCACCGGTGACCCCAAAGGGGTCATGCACAGCTTCGGCGCCATGTACACCGCACCGGCAGTGACCGGCTGCATGTACGCCAATGGCCAGGGCACCAGCAGCAGTGACCGGTTGCTGTCCTACCTGCCGCTGGCCCATACCGCCGAGCGTGCGGTGGTGGAAGCGGTGTCGCTGTTCAGCGGCTGCCGGGTGTTCTTCAACTTGGGGCTGGAAACCTTCAGTGAAGACTTGCGCCGCGCGCGCCCGACTATTTTCCTGTCCATGCCACGGTTGTGGGGCAAGTTCTATCAGGGCATCAACGAACGCATCGATCCGGCCGTGCAGCAAGCCGCTTTCGCCGACCCGGTGCAGGGAAAGCTGATGAAGGCGCAGATTCTCTCGGCTCTCGGGCTTGACCAGGTGCATACCGGCCTTTCCGGTTCCGCGCCTTTGCCGGTCAAGGTGATGGAGTGGTATCGCCAGCTGGGTCTTGAACTGCTTGAAGGGTATGGCATGTCGGAGAACTTCGGCATCTCGCACTTCAGCCTGCCGGGGCAGGTACGTGTCGGCTACGTGGGCGCGGCGATTCCGGGTGTCGAATGCCGTATCGGTGACAACAACGAAATCCTGGTGAAAAGCCCGGGGCAGATGCTGGGTTACTACAAGCGTCCCGACCTGACCGCCGAGAGCTACACCGCCGATGGTCTGTTTTGCACTGGCGACCGGGGCGACCTGGACGAGCAAGGGCGCCTGCGCATCACCGGGCGGGTCAAGGAGTTGTTCAAGACCGCCAAGGGCAAGTACGTGGCGCCGGTGCCGATCGAGGCCAAACTGGGCAACCACCCGCGCGTCGAGGCCTCCTGCGTGACGGGCGTTGGCCTGGCGCAGCCACTGGCGTTGATCAACGTCTCGCCTGATACCCGCGCCGCGCTCGCCACGGCGGAAGGCCGCGACAAGGTGGCCACCGAGCTTGAGGTGTTCCTGGCCGAGGTCAATGCCCAGTTCGAGTCCCATGAGCAATTGGGTTGCCTGGTGGTTGTCGCAGAACCCTGGACCGTCACCAATGCATTGCTGACACCGACCCTGAAGATTCGCCGCAATCTGATCGAGGAGCTGTATCAGAACCAGATCGAAGCGTGGGATGCGAGCGGCAGCAAGGTTGTATTCGAGTAG
- a CDS encoding thiolase C-terminal domain-containing protein — translation MQRCVNVIGVGMSPFSPVELGPDPPALLGTTLVGTTIRQALGDAGLCASNVAAVYAVTGRLASATLQRALQHVGLAHAPLSHFPPDSADGSALLARACQDIRQGLAESILVLGIQEAPAMPAPDQWSERVGTTARAYMARYLTRRETFAMIAVKARRHAELNPLAAYKGVLTMDQVLEAEVIADPLTRPQVAWASTGVAAVLLCSGDFAARLGNGAVVGVAAQACVSPQQVSGLDQGSTYADVNYEVSVAAARELYEQAGRGPQDIAVCELHDASTVNELLLYEALGFCPEGNAEKLVEDGDNTYGGNLVVNPSGGLLTLGLSTAASALAQSIELVHQLRGSAGRRQVADAQLALQHQTGSDGTVTTSLFQRD, via the coding sequence ATGCAGCGTTGCGTCAATGTGATTGGCGTAGGAATGTCGCCCTTCAGTCCCGTCGAGCTGGGTCCCGATCCACCGGCATTGCTCGGCACTACATTGGTCGGCACTACGATACGACAGGCGCTTGGCGATGCCGGCCTGTGCGCGAGCAACGTGGCGGCTGTCTATGCTGTGACCGGCAGGCTGGCCAGCGCGACCTTGCAGCGTGCTCTGCAACACGTGGGGCTGGCCCATGCGCCGCTCAGTCATTTCCCGCCGGACAGCGCCGATGGCAGTGCGTTGTTGGCCCGCGCCTGTCAGGACATCCGCCAGGGGCTGGCCGAAAGCATTCTGGTGCTGGGCATCCAGGAGGCACCTGCCATGCCTGCGCCGGACCAGTGGTCCGAGCGTGTCGGCACCACGGCGCGAGCGTACATGGCCCGTTATCTGACTCGCCGGGAGACTTTCGCCATGATTGCCGTGAAGGCGCGCCGGCACGCCGAGCTCAACCCTCTGGCCGCGTATAAAGGCGTGCTGACCATGGATCAGGTGTTGGAGGCCGAGGTGATCGCCGATCCGCTCACCCGTCCACAGGTTGCCTGGGCCAGTACGGGTGTGGCGGCGGTGCTGCTGTGTTCCGGCGACTTTGCCGCACGCCTGGGCAATGGCGCGGTCGTTGGCGTGGCCGCACAGGCCTGTGTCAGCCCACAGCAAGTGAGCGGCCTCGATCAGGGTTCGACGTACGCAGACGTCAACTATGAGGTCAGCGTCGCTGCCGCCCGCGAGCTGTATGAGCAGGCGGGCAGGGGGCCGCAGGACATTGCCGTCTGTGAATTGCATGACGCCAGCACCGTCAACGAGTTGTTACTCTATGAGGCCCTGGGTTTCTGTCCGGAAGGCAATGCCGAGAAGCTGGTGGAAGACGGCGACAATACGTATGGCGGCAACCTGGTGGTCAATCCATCCGGTGGCCTGCTTACATTGGGTCTGTCCACTGCGGCGAGTGCTTTGGCGCAAAGTATTGAGCTGGTGCATCAACTGCGCGGCAGCGCCGGCAGGCGTCAGGTCGCCGATGCGCAACTGGCGCTTCAACACCAGACAGGTAGCGACGGCACGGTGACGACGTCCCTTTTTCAGCGCGATTGA
- a CDS encoding SDR family oxidoreductase encodes MSQEIRFDGKVAIVTGAGNGLGRAHALLLGSRGAKVVVNDLGVSTEGLGTSSAAADAVVAEIRAMGGEAVADYNSVTEGEKIVATALEVFGTVDILINNAGVLRDSSFHKMTEEQWDLIQDVHVKGAFRLTHAVWPIMREKGYGRIVMTASGAGIFGNFGQCNYSTAKAGLIGFANSLAIEGASKNIRVNTVAPIAASRMVIASGIFPQELHDKLKVEDCAPLVGWLCSEECQDTGGLFEVGGGFHSKYRWERSQGRHLHTNTLSPELVRDNWERITRFDEHSVYHADGGESFKELFERMESPAKGGNAFIDMEVAANAVSYLETEYDQNDAALYALAVGAAKDPLDRDELKYVNEFVGDDFRVLPTMAVLPATEVFLRAAKSGEPQLEGLNVPFAKGLHGEQYTVMYRPLPPKAKLKHTMRLKSAIDKGKSTVTILAIETTDEHGTPLFYNEVTGFYPGVPGAGLQRVASEEINVAPDRQPDAVLADRTEINQALLYRLCGDWNPMHVDPDYAARAGYEKPFLHGLCTFGYLGRHVIKAFCGNDSRLFKSVRARFASIVMPGDTLETRMWRESPTRIIVEMRAVERDVVVLKNGAVELFESVPA; translated from the coding sequence GTGTCTCAAGAAATTCGCTTTGACGGCAAAGTTGCCATTGTCACCGGCGCGGGTAACGGCCTGGGCCGCGCCCATGCCTTGCTGCTGGGTTCCCGGGGCGCAAAGGTTGTGGTCAATGACCTGGGGGTCAGCACCGAAGGCCTCGGCACCTCAAGTGCCGCCGCCGACGCGGTAGTCGCGGAGATCCGTGCCATGGGTGGCGAGGCGGTCGCCGACTACAACTCGGTGACCGAGGGCGAGAAAATCGTCGCCACCGCCCTTGAGGTGTTCGGCACGGTCGACATCCTGATCAACAACGCCGGTGTCTTGCGTGACAGCTCGTTCCACAAGATGACCGAAGAGCAGTGGGACCTGATCCAGGACGTCCACGTCAAGGGCGCCTTCCGCCTGACCCACGCCGTGTGGCCGATCATGCGCGAGAAGGGCTACGGCCGCATCGTGATGACCGCCTCCGGTGCGGGCATTTTCGGCAACTTCGGCCAGTGCAACTATTCCACGGCCAAGGCCGGCCTGATCGGTTTTGCCAACTCGCTGGCCATCGAAGGCGCGAGCAAGAACATCCGCGTCAATACCGTCGCGCCGATCGCGGCATCGCGCATGGTGATCGCCAGCGGCATCTTCCCCCAGGAGCTTCACGACAAGCTGAAAGTGGAAGACTGCGCACCGCTGGTGGGTTGGCTGTGCAGCGAAGAGTGCCAGGACACCGGCGGCCTGTTCGAAGTCGGTGGCGGTTTCCATTCCAAATACCGTTGGGAGCGCTCCCAGGGGCGTCACCTGCACACCAACACCTTGAGCCCGGAACTGGTGCGCGACAACTGGGAACGCATCACCCGGTTCGACGAGCACAGCGTGTATCACGCCGATGGCGGTGAAAGCTTCAAGGAACTGTTCGAGCGCATGGAGTCGCCGGCCAAGGGTGGCAATGCGTTTATCGATATGGAAGTGGCGGCGAACGCCGTCTCGTACCTGGAAACCGAATACGACCAGAACGATGCCGCGCTTTACGCGTTGGCCGTCGGTGCCGCCAAGGACCCGCTGGATCGCGATGAGCTGAAGTACGTCAACGAGTTCGTCGGTGACGACTTTCGGGTCTTGCCGACCATGGCCGTGTTGCCGGCGACCGAAGTGTTCCTGCGGGCCGCCAAATCCGGCGAGCCACAGCTTGAAGGGCTGAACGTGCCATTCGCCAAAGGCCTGCACGGCGAGCAGTACACAGTCATGTATCGCCCCTTGCCGCCGAAAGCCAAGCTCAAGCACACCATGCGCTTGAAGTCGGCAATCGACAAAGGCAAGAGCACCGTCACCATCCTCGCCATTGAAACCACCGACGAGCACGGCACGCCGCTGTTTTACAACGAAGTGACCGGTTTCTACCCGGGCGTGCCAGGTGCAGGCTTGCAGCGTGTGGCCAGCGAAGAGATCAACGTGGCGCCGGATCGTCAGCCTGATGCAGTACTGGCGGACCGGACCGAGATCAATCAGGCGCTGCTGTATCGCCTGTGCGGCGACTGGAACCCGATGCACGTCGATCCGGACTACGCGGCCAGGGCCGGCTACGAGAAGCCGTTCCTGCATGGCCTGTGCACCTTCGGCTACCTGGGCCGTCATGTGATCAAGGCGTTCTGCGGCAACGATTCGCGGCTGTTCAAGAGTGTGCGTGCGCGTTTCGCCTCCATCGTGATGCCCGGCGACACCCTGGAAACCCGCATGTGGCGTGAGTCGCCGACCCGCATCATCGTCGAGATGCGTGCGGTCGAGCGCGACGTGGTTGTGTTGAAAAATGGTGCGGTCGAATTGTTCGAATCCGTACCCGCCTGA